Proteins from a genomic interval of Quercus robur chromosome 9, dhQueRobu3.1, whole genome shotgun sequence:
- the LOC126700909 gene encoding aspartic proteinase CDR1-like, giving the protein MKFSNGTPPVDIYGSADAGSNLVWTQCLPFDACFKQIHPMFDFKKSSTYREISCQSEEYRILLDEATVLLKIFAITRLDMLLVCPKVFGPKKKLPLILPQGKRNPLTLLLDVHTTQAASITKAMQREPLGKISFGNGCEVVGDGVVSTPYVGGDQYYLTLEGISVGDTYVPFNSSGKVSKGNICMDSGSPPLTLPPDFYDRLVVEVKKQISIDPIKNDTLLGTRLCYRTEINQYITKS; this is encoded by the exons ATGAAGTTCTCAAATGGCACTCCACCAGTTGACATCTATGGCTCTGCAGATGCAGGCAGTAACCTCGTGTGGACACAATGTCTACCTTTTGATGCCTGCTTCAAACAGATTCATCCCATGTTCGATTTTAAAAAGTCCTCCACATACCGTGAAATTTCTTGTCAATCAGAAGAATATCGTATACTATTGGATGAAGCCACTGTTCTCCTCAAAATATTTGCAATTACAAGACTGGATATGCTACTGGTTTGTCCAAAGGTGTTTGGGCCAAAGaaaaagttaccattaattctACCTCAGGGCAAGCGGAATCCTTTGACATTACTTTTGGATGTGCACACAACACAGGCGGCTTCCATTACGAAGGCCATGCAACGGGAACCATTGG GCAAGATAAGTTTCGGCAATGGCTGTGAAGTTGTGGGTGATGGTGTGGTTTCAACACCATATGTAGGTGGAGATCAATATTATTTGACACTAGAAGGAATTAGTGTTGGAGACACATATGTACCCTTTAACTCTTCAGGTAAGGTTTCTAAGGGCAACATTTGTATGGATTCAGGATCACCACCATTGACCTTGCCACCAGATTTTTATGATCGCTTAGTGGTGGAAGTGAAGAAGCAGATTTCAATTGATCCCATTAAAAATGACACTCTTTTGGGGACACGGCTTTGCTATAGAACtgaaatcaatcaatatattactaaaagttga